A genomic region of Gemmatimonadota bacterium contains the following coding sequences:
- a CDS encoding beta-lactamase family protein: protein MMDKRACTIQRDVSAASGRLVGPTAMATLATLAVTVPLALALASPAAAQQLPWAEPESVGMSSEGFERLDATMQRYIDSNMVAGTVTLVARQGKVVHLKAQGHRYIEGNDQMPADAIFVIMSMTKPIVSAALMMLFEEGYFLLDDPISKYMPEYADKQVLVESEGGVTRVPADRSITFRHVLTHTAGVDPSRDLLSDEERALAGRKATLEETIVARASLPLAFHPGDQWRYGSSTDYVALLVERISGQSLDQFLQERIFDPLGMVDTHYNVPDSKVDRIAAVYSPSGPGNTIELRTAPGPDRPTSYFGGVAGLSSTVADYFRFSQMILNGGELDGVRLLSPTTVNQMITNHTGDLPIYIKGADAYGFGLGFSMVTDPAKSRQALTPGTFGWGGAWGTVFWIDPTEEMVTIMMVQISSYRHLNIRQDVANMAQQAIIKSFHSGNQAVRGYDTIRR from the coding sequence GTGATGGACAAGCGAGCATGCACGATCCAGCGAGACGTTTCGGCGGCATCGGGTCGGCTAGTCGGGCCGACGGCCATGGCGACCCTTGCGACACTTGCCGTAACGGTGCCACTGGCGCTCGCTCTCGCCTCACCTGCCGCTGCGCAACAGCTGCCGTGGGCCGAACCGGAGAGCGTGGGCATGTCGTCCGAGGGCTTCGAGCGCCTGGACGCCACCATGCAGCGGTACATCGACTCCAACATGGTGGCGGGCACCGTGACCCTCGTGGCGAGACAGGGCAAGGTCGTGCACCTCAAAGCCCAAGGGCACCGCTACATCGAGGGGAACGATCAGATGCCCGCCGACGCGATCTTCGTGATCATGTCGATGACGAAGCCCATCGTGAGTGCCGCGCTCATGATGCTCTTCGAGGAGGGCTATTTCCTACTCGACGACCCGATCTCCAAATATATGCCCGAGTACGCCGACAAGCAGGTGCTCGTCGAGAGCGAGGGAGGCGTGACACGGGTCCCCGCGGACCGAAGCATCACGTTCCGCCACGTGCTCACCCATACCGCGGGCGTCGACCCATCTCGGGACCTCCTCTCTGACGAGGAACGCGCACTCGCCGGTCGCAAGGCCACCTTGGAGGAGACGATCGTCGCGCGGGCCTCACTCCCCCTGGCCTTCCATCCGGGCGACCAATGGCGCTACGGCAGCTCGACCGACTACGTGGCACTTCTGGTCGAACGCATCTCAGGGCAGAGCCTGGACCAGTTTCTGCAGGAGCGAATCTTCGACCCTCTGGGCATGGTCGACACCCACTACAACGTGCCCGACTCGAAGGTGGATCGGATCGCGGCTGTCTACAGTCCATCCGGTCCGGGCAATACGATCGAGCTTCGCACGGCGCCCGGGCCCGACCGACCCACGTCGTACTTCGGCGGCGTAGCCGGACTCTCATCCACCGTGGCCGACTACTTCCGTTTCTCCCAGATGATTCTGAACGGAGGCGAACTGGACGGCGTGCGGCTGCTGAGCCCGACGACGGTCAACCAGATGATCACGAATCACACGGGCGACTTGCCGATCTACATCAAGGGCGCCGACGCCTACGGGTTCGGTCTGGGGTTTAGCATGGTGACAGATCCGGCGAAGTCACGGCAGGCCCTCACGCCGGGCACTTTCGGCTGGGGAGGCGCGTGGGGCACCGTCTTCTGGATCGATCCCACCGAGGAGATGGTCACCATCATGATGGTTCAGATCTCGTCCTACCGACATCTCAATATCCGGCAGGACGTAGCGAACATGGCCCAGCAGGCGATCATCAAGAGCTTCCACTCGGGCAATCAGGCCGTTCGCGGATACGATACGATCCGGCGGTAG
- a CDS encoding DUF1595 domain-containing protein, whose amino-acid sequence MGEQAFRRPLSEDDRAGLMSFYDEAAANGDFELEFGRSSSTTVRQDRVIRFSAAEPPQ is encoded by the coding sequence ATGGGCGAGCAGGCGTTCCGCCGCCCGCTCAGCGAAGACGATCGCGCGGGCTTGATGTCGTTCTATGACGAAGCGGCCGCGAACGGTGACTTCGAGTTGGAGTTCGGGCGATCATCCAGTACCACCGTACGCCAGGACCGCGTCATCCGCTTCTCCGCCGCCGAGCCGCCGCAGTAA
- a CDS encoding dipeptidase, with protein MNRSHRTAVLALAATALAAPCTPVDSQETLAQRIERILSQVPLIDGHNDLPGRIRGIKTSDGDVGLYDLRQTTTGDTDLPRLREGMVGAQFWSVHVDVDDPAPAKQQLEQIDIAHRIFEAYPDELEFAGSTSDIQRVFGAGRIASLLGIEGGHVIENSLGALRAFYRAGVRYMGLTHFSNTDWADSGTDDVVNDGLSPFGEEVVREMNRMGMLVDLAHTSPATMSDALNVAEAPVIFSHAGVMALADHPRNVPDSILRRLRENGGVLMQVFYPPYISVEDSVATISDVADHIEHIRDVAGIDHVGIGSDFDGIPTYVQGLEDVSTFPALFMELARRGWSDEELEKLAGENLLRVMRQTEAVAMRLQRERAPSTRTIEEMDGRR; from the coding sequence ATGAATCGATCACATCGGACGGCAGTGCTCGCACTCGCGGCCACTGCGCTCGCTGCGCCGTGCACGCCCGTCGACTCCCAGGAGACGCTCGCACAGCGGATCGAGCGTATCCTGTCGCAAGTCCCGCTCATCGATGGGCACAACGACCTTCCCGGCCGGATCCGCGGGATCAAGACCTCGGACGGGGACGTCGGCCTGTACGATCTGAGGCAGACCACCACAGGAGACACCGACCTCCCGAGACTACGGGAGGGAATGGTGGGCGCACAGTTCTGGTCGGTGCACGTGGACGTCGACGACCCTGCGCCGGCCAAGCAGCAGCTCGAGCAGATCGACATCGCGCATCGGATCTTCGAGGCGTATCCGGACGAGCTCGAGTTCGCGGGGAGCACCTCGGACATCCAGCGCGTCTTCGGGGCCGGGAGGATCGCTTCCCTGCTCGGCATCGAAGGCGGGCACGTCATCGAGAACTCGCTGGGCGCGCTGCGCGCGTTCTACCGTGCCGGCGTCCGCTACATGGGGCTCACCCACTTCTCGAACACCGACTGGGCGGACTCCGGTACCGACGACGTCGTCAACGACGGGCTCTCCCCCTTCGGTGAGGAGGTGGTTAGAGAGATGAACCGGATGGGCATGCTCGTCGACCTCGCACACACGTCGCCCGCGACGATGAGCGACGCACTGAACGTCGCCGAAGCGCCTGTCATCTTCTCGCACGCGGGGGTGATGGCGCTCGCCGATCACCCCCGCAACGTGCCGGACTCGATTCTCCGGCGGCTCCGTGAGAACGGCGGCGTCCTGATGCAGGTCTTCTATCCGCCTTACATCAGCGTCGAAGACTCCGTCGCGACGATCTCCGACGTCGCCGACCACATCGAGCACATCAGGGACGTGGCGGGAATCGATCACGTCGGCATCGGCTCCGATTTCGACGGGATTCCAACGTACGTCCAAGGCCTCGAGGACGTCTCCACATTCCCGGCGCTCTTCATGGAACTGGCGCGCCGCGGGTGGTCGGACGAGGAGCTCGAGAAGCTCGCGGGCGAGAACTTGCTGCGGGTCATGCGGCAGACCGAAGCAGTGGCGATGCGGCTTCAGAGGGAGCGTGCGCCCTCCACGAGGACGATTGAGGAGATGGACGGGAGGCGGTAG